A window of the Planococcus citri chromosome 4, ihPlaCitr1.1, whole genome shotgun sequence genome harbors these coding sequences:
- the LOC135845785 gene encoding dynein regulatory complex protein 1, protein MDIARVTEMEDDILNRIKDPEYAATMQQIETSHNSISELIDECNEMVTNIRLANDLREINRRKEEESLERARTSFLEEESLKAHQQFDEINSKWDPISKYNDSIDIYNACETQREKCEELLKCKNNVIEKLKNDLTKADEKFSNDQTTQRNDINVLSYRIDKQIEILRDAYRKHLQLIENFVVAEQTRLIDECQAKWDVLNKKYEQEEIQDIEDRNKMVEEYEKQMDLMYSEHFEKYSETKENLEKELQDLQINVEEVKASCALDEKKLEYNYLVLTKRQKELVQIKSDQKQKINRLRDKEMKLRAKIEECEKNHEIQSKKLTKEITELEADFERNSDKMRRLGDVNEHTFKKIWQLNVKRAMTLVKKIVQIDRKIHEEVLQIEWKAPEFKLMHLNDLPSIQLALQNSKESDPHTESKQSSDKLILPEIPSADAQLTKFILQEIVKNVEFLNCQVNELTENLPQSQQSIVNYDYVLKALKIHDQARMELLKKRLIPLMECLTCKKAQKDKSISVKYQETLLKQGRTGSGHKTRQKCTSRRPSSAPLSSSVTKLFDNHLHKIVCRNPDHIRRIDQLSLINAISDFVVEVQKQDKEEKKCTSLDKLQVSRILTEADMQLYWEKFNSSIFKEKEFTWGVTQKCMQEYLDLVRVHSSLSKEVQGLEQQNGELKQLLSDFHTKKK, encoded by the exons ATGGATATCGCTAGAGTTACCGA aaTGGAAGATGATATTTTGAACCGTATCAAAGATCCCGAATATGCTGCTACTATGCAGCAAATCGAAACCAGTCATAATTCTATATCTGAATTGATCGACGAGTGCAATGAAATGGTTACAAATATCAGATTAGCCAACGATCTGCGAGAAATAAACCGAAGAAAAGAAGAGGAATCGTTGGAACGAGCTAGAACATCGTTTTTAGAAGAAGAATCTCTCAAAGCTCATCAACAATTCgatgaaattaattcaaaatggGATCCTATTTCGAAATACAACGATTCTATCGATATTTACAATGCTTGTGAAACTCAAAGAG AAAAATGCGAAGAATTGTTAAAGTGCAAGAATAACGTTATCGAGAAATTGAAGAATGATTTAACCAaagctgatgaaaaattctccaatgaTCAAACCACTCAAAGAAACGATATCAACGTTTTATCGTACAGGATCGATAAACAAATAGAAATTCTTCGAGACGCGTACAGAAAACATCTGCAACTGatcgaa AACTTTGTAGTCGCAGAACAAACAAGACTGATTGACGAATGTCAAGCCAAATGGGAcgtattgaataaaaaatacgaaCAAGAAGAAATACAAGATATCGAAGACCGAAATAAAATGGTGGAAGAATACGAGAAACAAATGGATCTCATGTACTCGGAGCATTTTGAGAAATACTCTGAAACCAAAGAAAATCTCGAAAAGGAATTACAA GATTTGCAAATAAATGTGGAAGAAGTGAAAGCATCTTGTGCCCTGGATGAGAAAAAACTGGAATATAATTACCTCGTATTAACCAAAAGACAAAAGGAATTGGTGCAGATAAAATCcgatcaaaaacagaaaatcaaCAG attacgtgataaagaaatgaaacttcgtgctaaaattgaagaatgtgagaaaaatcacgaaatacAATCGAAAAAGCTGACCAAAGAAATAACTGAACTGGAAGCAGATTTTGAACGAAATTCGGACAAGATGAGGCGTCTCGGTGATGTAAACGAGcacacgtttaaaaaaatttggcagCTGAATGTCAAGAGAGCGATGACACTTGTTAAAAAG ATAGttcaaattgatagaaaaatacACGAAGAAGTTCTGCAGATTGAATGGAAAGCGCCGGAATTTAAATTAATGCACTTGAACGATCTTCCATCGATTCAGTTAGCTTTACAAAACTCCAAAGAATCAGATCCAC ATACCGAATCGAAGCAATCTTCGGATAAGTTAATCTTACCTGAAATTCCATCGGCGGATGCTCAATTAACCAAATTCATCTTGCAAGAGATCGTTAAAAATGTGGAATTCTTGAACTGTCAAGTCAACGAACTTACCGAAAACTTACCTCAAAGTCAGCAAAGTATCGTAAACTACGATTACGTTTTAAAA GCTTTGAAAATCCACGATCAAGCTCGAATGGAGTTACTGAAAAAACGTCTGATCCCATTAATGGAATGTTTAACgtgcaaaaaagctcaaaaagatAAAAGTATATCGGTTAAATATCAAGAAACATTACTCAAACAAGGAAGAACCGGTTCAGGGCATAAGACTAGGCAGAAATGTACTTCGCGAAGACCTTCATCGGCTCCTCTGTCTTCGa GTGTTACCAAATTATTCGACAATCATTTGCATAAAATCGTGTGCAGAAATCCTGATCACATCAGACGCATTGATCAATTATCTTTAATAAACGCCATTTCGGATTTTGTGGTCGAAGTTCAAAAGCAAGATAAAGA GGAAAAGAAATGCACTAGTCTGGATAAACTTCAAGTATCTCGTATTCTAACCGAAGCCGATATGCAGCTTTATTGGGAAAAGTTCAACAGCAGTATCTTCAAAGAGAAAGAATTCACGTGGGGTGTTACGCAGAAATGCATGCAAGAGTATTTGGATCTCGTTAGAG TTCATAGTTCCTTGAGTAAAGAAGTTCAAGGTTTGGAACAGCAGAATGGAGAATTGAAACAATTATTGAGCGATTTTCATACCAAGAAGAAATAG
- the LOC135845788 gene encoding mediator of RNA polymerase II transcription subunit 6-like codes for MMPGRVPCVPTENPLSISWHDSAWVPMVNSSNVLDYFSERSNPFYDRTCNNETLKMQRLSPDQLVNMTGLEYTLLHVQEPILYVIRKQHRTSPTQSVPVADYYIIAGTVYQAPDLISVVNSRLLTTVSHLQSAFDDLFGITKYQPSKGYSWDVKTPPNAQGTVVKKDIKEEPSSNFQRQRVDMLLMELTRRFPPPVVRPPAMEIAENNVVVENPPVPKQEPASTSQSGRTEIKQESRDEPRPEQPVTSPSMKPPPEKKPRLT; via the exons ATGATGCCAGGAAGAGTTCCCTGTGTACCGA CTGAAAATCCTTTGAGTATATCATGGCACGACAGCGCTTGGGTGCCGATGGTGAATTCTTCCAACGTTCTGGATTACTTTAGCGAAAGAAGCAATCCATTCTACGATCGGACGTGTAATAACGAAACGCTGAAAATGCAACGGTTGAGTCCAGATCAGCTGGT GAATATGACCGGATTAGAGTATACTCTGTTGCACGTCCAGGAGCCGATATTATACGTAATTCGTAAACAACATCGAACATCTCCTACTCAAAGTGTGCCTGTAGCAGATTACTATATTATCGCCGGAACCGTATATCAAGCTCCTGATCTTATATCCGTTGTGAACTCTAGATTG CTCACAACTGTATCCCACTTACAATCGGCGTTCGACGATTTGTTCGGTATTACTAAATACCAGCCATCGAAAGGGTACTCGTGGGATGTAAAGACTCCACCCAATGCTCAAGGTACCGTCGTTAAAAAAGATATCAAAGAAGAACCTAGCTCTAATTTCCAACGCCAAAGAGTAGATATGCTATTGATGGAATTGACTCGTCGGTTTCCTCCTCCTGTCGTAAGACCTCCTGCTATGGAAA TTGCTGAAAACAATGTGGTGGTGGAAAATCCGCCAGTACCGAAACAAGAGCCAGCTAGTACAAGTCAGAGTGGTAGGACTGAAATTAAGCAAGAATCGAGGGATGAACCTAGACCGGAACAACCTGTTACATCTCCTTCGATGAAACCTCCTCCGGAAAAGAAACCTAGACTTACGTGA
- the LOC135845787 gene encoding LETM1 domain-containing protein 1-like, which produces MLVRSLLQQNTTKICCNTLYPQIRYGSNYSKKASTEVVKKASTEVVKIYDTALEKIRERFPRISAVYSLVYGGLRGIMNDVKESFRIVGKASANNGSAQCLSLEELEFFHNFKLSSRKLFPIGALAVLPFGNGLIIPLVYFLPRKTVTHHFWTEHQRATFPFEDHKDRLKHRTLVLNYLKECSSGRIADDVLKDWRKLTAMLDQGARPEVSDVAKVSSLFARSGPFYLQTLPKLHLMHLGSTYGITAILSPTRKIIRFAQLGVLMDRKIVERGGPKALPAELRSKICYMRGVDSMNMSQEEQIAFLQKWIQLNAKIDISNYSLLLHTPILLGYNTAHNVLKKR; this is translated from the exons ATGCTCGTACGAAGCCTCCTGCAACAGAACACAACGAAGATTTGCTGTAACACATTGTATCCTCAAATACG ATATGGCAgcaattattcgaaaaaagcCTCCACCGAAGTGGTGAAAAAAGCCTCCACTGAAGTGGTGAAAATATACGACActgcacttgaaaaaatacgtgaaaGGTTTCCACGAATTAGTGCAGTGTACAGTTTGGTTTACGGAGGACTGCGG ggAATTATGAACGATGTAAAAGAGTCTTTCAGAATCGTAGGTAAAGCTTCCGCAAACAACGGCAGTGCCCAATGTTTGAGCTTAGaagagttggaatttttccataatttcaaGCTGAGCAGCAGGAAATTGTTCCCGATCGGGGCTTTGGCAGTGTTACCATTTGGAAATGGGTTAATTATACCGCTCGt ATACTTTTTACCTCGTAAAACAGTCACTCACCATTTCTGGACCGAACATCAAAGAGCAACGTTCCCTTTCGAAGATCACAAAGATAGACTCAAACATCGTACACTAGTCTTAAA TTATTTGAAGGAATGTTCTAGTGGTCGAATCGCCGACGACGTCTTGAAAGACTGGCGTAAGCTGACGGCGATGCTGGATCAGGGTGCTCGTCCCGAAGTATCAGATGTAGCGAAAGTTTCCTCGTTGTTTGCTCGAAGTGGGCCTTTTTATCTGCAAACATTACCAAAGTTGCATTTG ATGCATTTAGGTTCTACGTATGGTATAACTGCGATATTGTCCCCAACTCGGAAAATAATCCGGTTTGCTCAGTTGGGTGTGCTTATGGATAGGAAAATAGTTGAAAGAGGTGGTCCGAAAGCGCTTCCCGCCGAATTGAGATCTAAA ATATGTTACATGAGAGGCGTAGATTCGATGAATATGAGTCAAGAAGAGCAGATTGCGTTTTTACAGAAATGGATCCAGCTCAATGCCAAGATAGATATATCTAATTATTCGTTATTATTGCATACGCCCATTTTATTGGGTTATAACACCGCTCACAATGTATTGAAAAAGAGATGA
- the LOC135845786 gene encoding nicastrin-like has protein sequence MYTLIMYALILISVLASHCTAFQFQSKMYITLDQTSPCVLRMNSTHTFGCTSPRQGNTGVLHVVNNPTDLQWVLNSSPMDSYIVVINIDMFTREYLQKMNSTSKVTGILLAQNQPRPEIKPTSPEDTCPNRYSALARRETTCEKPWNPIGTGILQERWNIPIFFTKDNDTITQLHDCFHRNAPYDESQTSRSLCALQLSSHMYGAVDSRTCLRRNAGTFNINPIKYCDEMGSENIYLPIIPLAKFKPARKSYVVVAARLDAASFFYQNNPASLSVATSLTTLVLTAKLLYDMTKGEDFSKYDQNVVFILFNGEAYDYIGSSRVVYDLQKKLYPNSEHPISMDEIDLYIELSQLYNTSTLYNHNRANANVSSFISKFQQRLINATLTPSTRSTLPPSSMQNFLLAKSDFPGVILSSYDDHFSNNYYHGLFDDDYNINYKYAGKNETAPEDSIQSFVANFATSLAATLYEQISKSTPNASATVTNQEADELLHCYVDTLSCDLVKETGINSFLPEDVISTKAKGIDYYVGVITGQTQWIVLTTKLFLIYFSGYKTNSTNFEECANQNTFWIPSKNICLKSELNITDAISPAFVIKDYNMTSGEYATWTESIWTVVKVRMFMQPSRGYEWLVFVAGVLIFCGSFAFTYSVKKNAKELFDYPNLITASNI, from the coding sequence ATGTACACTTTAATCATGTACGCTCTAATCTTAATCTCTGTATTGGCGAGCCACTGCACCGCGTTCCAATTCCAAAGCAAAATGTACATCACGTTAGACCAAACATCACCCTGCGTCTTACGTATGAACAGTACCCACACCTTCGGCTGTACTTCGCCTCGTCAAGGTAATACCGGCGTCCTCCACGTAGTTAACAACCCTACCGATTTACAATGGGTCCTGAACTCTTCTCCAATGGATTCGTACATCGTCGTCATCAATATCGACATGTTCACTCGCGAATATCTCCAGAAAATGAACTCTACTTCCAAAGTAACCGGTATCTTACTAGCTCAAAATCAGCCACGACCCGAAATCAAACCCACATCGCCCGAAGATACTTGCCCTAATCGATATTCAGCCCTAGCTCGACGTGAAACCACATGCGAAAAGCCCTGGAATCCTATCGGTACCGGTATACTTCAAGAAAGATGGAATATACCGATATTTTTCACCAAAGATAACGATACCATAACCCAATTACACGATTGTTTCCATCGTAACGCTCCGTACGACGAATCGCAAACATCCAGATCGTTGTGTGCTTTGCAACTATCTTCCCATATGTACGGTGCAGTCGATTCTAGAACATGTTTACGTCGTAACGCTGGCACTTTTAATATAAATCCGATTAAGTACTGCGATGAAATGGGTAGCGAAAACATCTACTTACCCATCATACCTTTGGCTAAATTCAAACCTGCTCGTAAATCGTACGTAGTCGTCGCTGCTCGATTAGACGCCGCTTCCTTCTTCTACCAGAACAATCCAGCTTCGTTATCAGTAGCCACATCGTTGACGACACTCGTACTCACAGCTAAACTACTCTACGATATGACCAAAGGTGAAGATTTCAGTAAATACGATCAAAACGTCGTATTCATATTGTTCAACGGTGAAGCTTACGACTACATAGGATCCAGTAGAGTCGTCTACGATCTACAAAAGAAACTGTATCCGAACTCGGAGCATCCCATTTCGATGGATGAAATCGATCTCTACATCGAACTATCCCAATTATACAACACCTCCACGTTATATAACCATAATCGAGCTAATGCTAATGTTTCCTCTTTCATCTCCAAGTTCCAACAAAGACTGATAAATGCCACTTTGACCCCAAGCACGAGATCAACTCTACCACCATCTTCCATGCAGAACTTCCTGCTAGCCAAGAGCGACTTCCCCGGTGTAATATTGAGCTCTTACGACGATCACTTCTCCAATAATTACTATCACGGTTTATTCGACGACGATTACAATATCAACTACAAATACGCTGGCAAAAACGAGACTGCTCCTGAAGACAGTATCCAATCATTCGTAGCCAACTTCGCTACCTCGTTAGCTGCCACCTTATACGAACAGATCTCTAAATCTACTCCAAACGCTTCAGCCACCGTAACCAATCAAGAAGCCGATGAATTACTTCACTGCTACGTCGATACACTCTCCTGCGACCTGGTAAAAGAAACGGGCATAAACAGCTTCCTCCCCGAAGACGTAATTTCAACCAAAGCCAAAGGAATCGACTACTACGTCGGTGTGATCACCGGTCAAACTCAATGGATCGTCTTAACAACCAAACTATTCCTTATATATTTCTCCGGCTACAAAACCAACTCGACTAACTTCGAAGAGTGCGCTAATCAGAACACCTTTTGGATACCGAGCAAGAACATATGCTTGAAATCCGAGCTCAACATAACCGATGCGATCAGTCCAGCTTTCGTGATCAAAGATTACAACATGACTTCGGGAGAATACGCCACATGGACCGAATCAATTTGGACTGTGGTCAAAGTACGAATGTTCATGCAACCTTCTCGAGGCTACGAGTGGTTGGTTTTTGTCGCAGGTGTGCTGATATTTTGTGGCTCGTTCGCCTTCACGTATTCGGTCAAAAAGAACGCCAAAGAGTTATTCGATTATCCTAACTTGATCACTGCTTCGAACATATAG